Proteins from one Acropora muricata isolate sample 2 chromosome 9, ASM3666990v1, whole genome shotgun sequence genomic window:
- the LOC136927448 gene encoding TNF receptor-associated factor 4-like isoform X1: MIMAEAQQNPLRLGGYNDEFVEEIEDDCVCPICTLPLKEAVQTRPCGHRFCKACIDAHFARQETDEQQLNCPGCRSNLNRDQDMFVDQAVDRKIRSYTIRCPRRSRGCHWKGELRAKEDHLASCPHEVVSCTNKNCNVKLERKGLRDHVLTKCDWRTLRCKFCPVSHPALQMEAHQEVCPKFPLTCPHKCGMILLRETIDKHNENQCALVEISCPFSKLGCPEKFQRREKMRHLQSCMQVHLDLACKALTDKQEEVKKLENRIDALENRIYTWKIGGFEEILRLAKIGDNVWIDSDPFYTRECGYKFRMRLYPNGCAEGEKTHLSLSLVNIEGEYDAILQWPFPKEVTLILIDQQEKLDDRQTVSRPLTGTEETWRLRPKKGEETYSGLFKFVSHDELQKRSYIVEDTIFIQAKFK; encoded by the exons ATGATAATGGCGGAAGCTCAACAAAATCCTTTACGACTTGGCGGATACAATGACGAATTTGTAGAGGAGATAGAAGACGATTGCGTTTGCCCAATATGCACGCTGCCTCTAAAGGAAGCGGTTCAAACAAGGCCGTGTGGTCATCGATTCTGCAAGGCTTGCATCGATGCTCATTTCGCAAG GCAAGAGACAGATGAACAACAATTAAATTGTCCTGGGTGTCGAAGCAATCTTAATAGAGATCAG GACATGTTTGTGGACCAAGCAGTGGACAGGAAGATTCGTTCATACACCATCAGATGTCCACGTCGATCTAGAGGTTGCCACTGGAAAGGCGAACTCAGGGCAAAAGAA GACCATTTGGCATCTTGTCCTCATGAAGTCGTCTCTTGTACAAACAAAAACTGTAACGTGAAATTGGAAAGGAAAGGGCTACGAGACCACGTGTTAACAAAGTGTGACTGGAGAACTCTTCGGTGCAAATTCTGTCCTGTGTCACACCCAGCGTTGCAGATGGAG GCTCATCAAGAAGTTTGTCCGAAATTTCCACTTACCTGTCCACATAAATGTGGAATGATACTTTTGAGGGAGACG ATCGATAAACATAACGAGAACCAATGTGCATTGGTTGAGATTTCCTGTCCATTTTCCAAACTTGGCTGTCCAGAAAAG TTTCAGCGGAGAGAAAAAATGCGACATCTTCAATCGTGCATGCAAGTGCACCTTGACCTCGCTTGTAAAGCGTTAACCGACAAACAAGAGGAAGTCAAGAAACTAGAGAATAGAATCGACGCACTCGAAAATAGGATATACACATGGAAGATTGGGGGCTTTGAAGAAATCTTGAGACTAGCCAAAATAGGAGATAACGTTTGGATTGACAGTGATCCATTTTATACTAGAGAATGTGGGTATAAATTCAGAATGCGCTTGTATCCAAACGGCTGCGCCGAGGGTGAAAAAACTCATTTGTCGCTTTCCTTAGTTAACATCGAAGGTGAATACGATGCTATTTTGCAGTGGCCGTTTCCAAAAGAGGTAACGTTAATATTGATCGATCAACAAGAAAAGCTAGATGACAGACAGACAGTCTCTCGCCCTTTGACAGGAACAGAAGAAACGTGGAGGTTGAGGCCTAAAAAAGGAGAGGAGACTTACAGCGGATTATTTAAATTTGTGTCACATGATGAGTTGCAGAAAAGATCCTACATTGTTGAGGACACCATTTTTATTCAAGCTAAATTCAAATAA
- the LOC136927448 gene encoding TNF receptor-associated factor 4-like isoform X2 — translation MIMAEAQQNPLRLGGYNDEFVEEIEDDCVCPICTLPLKEAVQTRPCGHRFCKACIDAHFARQETDEQQLNCPGCRSNLNRDQDMFVDQAVDRKIRSYTIRCPRRSRGCHWKGELRAKEDHLASCPHEVVSCTNKNCNVKLERKGLRDHVLTKCDWRTLRCKFCPVSHPALQMEAHQEVCPKFPLTCPHKCGMILLRETFQRREKMRHLQSCMQVHLDLACKALTDKQEEVKKLENRIDALENRIYTWKIGGFEEILRLAKIGDNVWIDSDPFYTRECGYKFRMRLYPNGCAEGEKTHLSLSLVNIEGEYDAILQWPFPKEVTLILIDQQEKLDDRQTVSRPLTGTEETWRLRPKKGEETYSGLFKFVSHDELQKRSYIVEDTIFIQAKFK, via the exons ATGATAATGGCGGAAGCTCAACAAAATCCTTTACGACTTGGCGGATACAATGACGAATTTGTAGAGGAGATAGAAGACGATTGCGTTTGCCCAATATGCACGCTGCCTCTAAAGGAAGCGGTTCAAACAAGGCCGTGTGGTCATCGATTCTGCAAGGCTTGCATCGATGCTCATTTCGCAAG GCAAGAGACAGATGAACAACAATTAAATTGTCCTGGGTGTCGAAGCAATCTTAATAGAGATCAG GACATGTTTGTGGACCAAGCAGTGGACAGGAAGATTCGTTCATACACCATCAGATGTCCACGTCGATCTAGAGGTTGCCACTGGAAAGGCGAACTCAGGGCAAAAGAA GACCATTTGGCATCTTGTCCTCATGAAGTCGTCTCTTGTACAAACAAAAACTGTAACGTGAAATTGGAAAGGAAAGGGCTACGAGACCACGTGTTAACAAAGTGTGACTGGAGAACTCTTCGGTGCAAATTCTGTCCTGTGTCACACCCAGCGTTGCAGATGGAG GCTCATCAAGAAGTTTGTCCGAAATTTCCACTTACCTGTCCACATAAATGTGGAATGATACTTTTGAGGGAGACG TTTCAGCGGAGAGAAAAAATGCGACATCTTCAATCGTGCATGCAAGTGCACCTTGACCTCGCTTGTAAAGCGTTAACCGACAAACAAGAGGAAGTCAAGAAACTAGAGAATAGAATCGACGCACTCGAAAATAGGATATACACATGGAAGATTGGGGGCTTTGAAGAAATCTTGAGACTAGCCAAAATAGGAGATAACGTTTGGATTGACAGTGATCCATTTTATACTAGAGAATGTGGGTATAAATTCAGAATGCGCTTGTATCCAAACGGCTGCGCCGAGGGTGAAAAAACTCATTTGTCGCTTTCCTTAGTTAACATCGAAGGTGAATACGATGCTATTTTGCAGTGGCCGTTTCCAAAAGAGGTAACGTTAATATTGATCGATCAACAAGAAAAGCTAGATGACAGACAGACAGTCTCTCGCCCTTTGACAGGAACAGAAGAAACGTGGAGGTTGAGGCCTAAAAAAGGAGAGGAGACTTACAGCGGATTATTTAAATTTGTGTCACATGATGAGTTGCAGAAAAGATCCTACATTGTTGAGGACACCATTTTTATTCAAGCTAAATTCAAATAA
- the LOC136929309 gene encoding potassium channel subfamily K member 9-like isoform X1, protein MALSPNTKKLIIRIVFFLVYLLVGAAIFQAIELPHEKKRRSELQFDIIQHNFTKKYNISGEDMKCFLQKLKKALELGFDLQEAAFPKLQQWHFMNAFFFAGNVVTTIGYGHIVPTSPLGRIICILYALFGIPLTGLTLRSVGNRISEGISTSVKMFERKVYNRETEKLEIKTVVIAFLLLIIVMIMIPAIGFQALENWDYLESVYFCFITLSTVGFGDFVPVEVKKRYDDNETIPIILELLNLLYMVIGLAVMSGVIVAISGVIEEKTKNLGMPDPMETLRAIQVGNLNSKAMKKLGYKMGPSPSNEEMRQRIPPRAISANTRAFDNQLDHRCESANNMDFKGPTPILHLNRNNVVNDGGGTDSPALSPKNSSKRKPRFNNKVEPAGPKGDTSSGEPEGRRISTFSSVDNRSDSHDDVERELAPNYGNGQMSTLTEKAGSRNELIVQVQITPVPTPRSSPAPSPAPMEKEHSNPREEASIEIKETRSCSVQNQNEIPSKEGTCDEGLPHVEEVDKSGIILNGFPGRAKTLSHNEQMKKAESMEMNDHAQQLIKR, encoded by the exons ATGGCATTAAGTCCGAACACAAAGAAGTTGATTATACGAATCGTCTTTTTTCTGGTGTACCTTCTTGTTGGCGCTGCTATTTTTCAAGCCATCGAACTTCCGCATGAGAAAAAACGACGCAGCGAACTCCAGTTCGATATCATCCAACACAATTTCACGAAAAAGTACAACATTTCAGGCGAAGATATGAAATGCTTTCTCcagaaattgaaaaaagcaCTCGAACTAGGATTCGATTTACAAGAGGCAGCGTTCCCTAAACTACAACAATGGCATTTTATGAACGCTTTTTTCTTCGCTGGAAACGTAGTTACGACCATTG GTTACGGTCATATTGTCCCAACTTCTCCTCTGGGCAGGATAATCTGTATTTTGTACGCATTATTTGGAATCCCGCTTACGGGATTAACTCTACGATCTGTGGGAAACCGCATCTCCGAAGGAATATCAACTTCTGTCAAAATGTTTGAGAGGAAAGTCTACAACAGAGAAACTGAGAAACTGGAGATAAAGACAGTCGTTATAGCATTCCTGTTACTAATAATTGTGATGATTATGATTCCAGCTATTGGATTTCAAGCTTTGGAAAACTGGGATTACCTCGAATCggtctatttttgttttataactCTTTCGACTGTTGGGTTTGGTGATTTTGTTCCCGTTGAGGTGAAAAAAAGGTATGACGATAACGAAACTATTCCTATAATTCTGGAGCTTCTTAATCTTCTCTATATGGTTATTGGATTAGCTGTTATGTCTGGCGTGATCGTTGCAATAAGTGGAGTTATCGaggaaaaaaccaaaaactTAGGTATGCCAGATCCTATGGAAACACTCCGAGCCATTCAAGTTGGAAATCTCAATTCTAAAGCAATGAAGAAGTTAGGTTATAAAATGGGACCGAGTCCTTCTAATGAGGAAATGCGGCAACGAATTCCTCCAAGAGCTATTTCTGCAAACACGAGGGCATTCGACAATCAGTTGGATCATCGATGTGAATCTGCGAATAATATGGATTTTAAAGGCCCTACACCCATTCTTCATTTAAACAGGAACAACGTAGTGAATGATGGCGGCGGAACAGACAGTCCAGCCTTGTCGCCGAAAAACTCTAGCAAACGGAAGCCGAGGTTCAACAACAAAGTTGAACCCGCGGGACCCAAGGGTGATACCAGCTCTGGTGAACCCGAAGGAAGGAGAATTTCGACGTTTTCCTCAGTGGACAATAGAAGTGATTCTCACGATGACGTTGAAAGAGAGCTTGCGCCGAATTACGGTAACGGGCAGATGAGTACCCTGACGGAAAAAGCAGGAAGCAGAAATGAACTA ATAGTTCAGGTCCAGATTACACCGGTTCCAACGCCTCGCTCATCACCAGCTCCCTCGCCAGCTCCTATGGAGAAAGAGCATTCAAATCCTCGAGAAGAAGCCTCGATCGAAATCAAAGAGACCAGGTCATGTTCCGTTCAAAATCAGAATGAGATACCGAGCAAAGAGGGCACGTGTGATGAAGGGCTTCCCCACGTTGAAGAGGTTGATAAAAGTGGAATCATTTTGAATGGTTTTCCTGGACGGGCTAAAACTTTGAGCCACAACGAACAAATGAAAAAGGCGGAAAGTATGGAGATGAACGATCATGCTCAGCAACTAATAAAAAGGTGA
- the LOC136929309 gene encoding uncharacterized protein isoform X2, translating to MGLSNKNELVCESFNHFKLNLGYGHIVPTSPLGRIICILYALFGIPLTGLTLRSVGNRISEGISTSVKMFERKVYNRETEKLEIKTVVIAFLLLIIVMIMIPAIGFQALENWDYLESVYFCFITLSTVGFGDFVPVEVKKRYDDNETIPIILELLNLLYMVIGLAVMSGVIVAISGVIEEKTKNLGMPDPMETLRAIQVGNLNSKAMKKLGYKMGPSPSNEEMRQRIPPRAISANTRAFDNQLDHRCESANNMDFKGPTPILHLNRNNVVNDGGGTDSPALSPKNSSKRKPRFNNKVEPAGPKGDTSSGEPEGRRISTFSSVDNRSDSHDDVERELAPNYGNGQMSTLTEKAGSRNELIVQVQITPVPTPRSSPAPSPAPMEKEHSNPREEASIEIKETRSCSVQNQNEIPSKEGTCDEGLPHVEEVDKSGIILNGFPGRAKTLSHNEQMKKAESMEMNDHAQQLIKR from the exons ATGGGCCTTAGCAACAAGAATGAGTTGGTTTGTGAGTCATTCAACCATTTCAAGCTAAATCTTG GTTACGGTCATATTGTCCCAACTTCTCCTCTGGGCAGGATAATCTGTATTTTGTACGCATTATTTGGAATCCCGCTTACGGGATTAACTCTACGATCTGTGGGAAACCGCATCTCCGAAGGAATATCAACTTCTGTCAAAATGTTTGAGAGGAAAGTCTACAACAGAGAAACTGAGAAACTGGAGATAAAGACAGTCGTTATAGCATTCCTGTTACTAATAATTGTGATGATTATGATTCCAGCTATTGGATTTCAAGCTTTGGAAAACTGGGATTACCTCGAATCggtctatttttgttttataactCTTTCGACTGTTGGGTTTGGTGATTTTGTTCCCGTTGAGGTGAAAAAAAGGTATGACGATAACGAAACTATTCCTATAATTCTGGAGCTTCTTAATCTTCTCTATATGGTTATTGGATTAGCTGTTATGTCTGGCGTGATCGTTGCAATAAGTGGAGTTATCGaggaaaaaaccaaaaactTAGGTATGCCAGATCCTATGGAAACACTCCGAGCCATTCAAGTTGGAAATCTCAATTCTAAAGCAATGAAGAAGTTAGGTTATAAAATGGGACCGAGTCCTTCTAATGAGGAAATGCGGCAACGAATTCCTCCAAGAGCTATTTCTGCAAACACGAGGGCATTCGACAATCAGTTGGATCATCGATGTGAATCTGCGAATAATATGGATTTTAAAGGCCCTACACCCATTCTTCATTTAAACAGGAACAACGTAGTGAATGATGGCGGCGGAACAGACAGTCCAGCCTTGTCGCCGAAAAACTCTAGCAAACGGAAGCCGAGGTTCAACAACAAAGTTGAACCCGCGGGACCCAAGGGTGATACCAGCTCTGGTGAACCCGAAGGAAGGAGAATTTCGACGTTTTCCTCAGTGGACAATAGAAGTGATTCTCACGATGACGTTGAAAGAGAGCTTGCGCCGAATTACGGTAACGGGCAGATGAGTACCCTGACGGAAAAAGCAGGAAGCAGAAATGAACTA ATAGTTCAGGTCCAGATTACACCGGTTCCAACGCCTCGCTCATCACCAGCTCCCTCGCCAGCTCCTATGGAGAAAGAGCATTCAAATCCTCGAGAAGAAGCCTCGATCGAAATCAAAGAGACCAGGTCATGTTCCGTTCAAAATCAGAATGAGATACCGAGCAAAGAGGGCACGTGTGATGAAGGGCTTCCCCACGTTGAAGAGGTTGATAAAAGTGGAATCATTTTGAATGGTTTTCCTGGACGGGCTAAAACTTTGAGCCACAACGAACAAATGAAAAAGGCGGAAAGTATGGAGATGAACGATCATGCTCAGCAACTAATAAAAAGGTGA